The following is a genomic window from Crossiella equi.
GCGGACTGCGCCGTGGAGACCGCCGACCTCACCGCAGCAGCACGGGCCTGACCCACACCAGCGTCACCTCCGCGGTGACGCTGTAGGCCTTGAGCTGGAACTTCTCCCCGGCCCCGACCGGCACCTCGAGCACCTCGGTCTTGCCCTTGAGCACGGTCACGGTCTTCAGGACCTTCCCGGACTCGCCGAGCACCTCGAAGGTGCCGGTCGAGTCCGGGGGTGCGCTGTCCTCCAGGCCGACCGTCGCGCGGAAGGCACGCCGGTCGTTGGGCATCGTGTAGCGCTCCGCGGCCGAGACGCCCCTGCGCAGCGACACCCCCGCCGCGACCTGCTCGGTCTGCTCGGCCACCCGGTAGTCGGCGTACTGGAACGCCCTGGCCCCGGTCGGCGCCAGCTCGCGCAGCGACAGCGCGTCGGTGCCGACCGACTTGGGCAGCGCGCTGCTCGGGACGGTCGTGGTGGCCTGCGCCCGGGTGGTCACGGCCGGGCTGGTCGGGGTCACCGTCACGTAGACCGTCTCGGTCTTCGCCGGCTCCTGGCCCCGGTACTGGAGCAGGCCGGTGAGCAGGCCGCCGCCGGTGGTCACCAGCGTGCCGAGCAGGGCTCCCGCGGCCGTCAGCAGGGCCGCGACGACCACCGGGTCGCGTTTCTTCTTCTCCGTCGCCATGCCTCGCCTGTAGGACTCCGGGCCTCGCTCGTTACGGGGTGTGCGGGATCGATGACGGTCCGAGAACTGTCGGTGCCCGCGGCTAGGTTCCGGCCATGTCCTTCGACCTCACCGCCGACACCGCCGCCCTGGCCTCGGCCACTTCGGACCTGGCCCGCCTGCTGCCCGGCCGGGTGCTCGACCCGGTGCTGGCGGGCGTGCTGCTCACCGCGGACGAGCACGGTGTGGTGCTGGCGGGCACCGACCGCGAGCGCGGCGTGCGGCTGGCCGCCCCGGCGCTCACGCACACCGACGGGCGGGTGCTGGTCCCGGCGAAGCCGCTGGCCGAGACGCTGGCCGCGCTGGGCTCGCCGGAGGTGCGGCTGGTGGTGGAGGGCAGCAGGCTGGCCGTGCGCACGCCCGGCGCGCGGTTCGCGTTGCCGCTGCTGGAGGCCGACAGTCACCCCGGCGTGGCGGAGCCGCCCGCCGCCTCGGGCAGCGTGCGGGGCGCCGACCTGCACGCGGCCGTCCCGGCGGTGGCCTCGGCGGCCAGCCGGGACGACGCGCTGCCGGTGTTCACCGGGGTGCGGCTGCGGGCCAAGCACGGGCGGCTGGTCGCGGTGGCCACCGACCGCTACCGCATGGCCGCCGCCGACCTGCCCTGGCTCGCGGTGGACGAGGGGCTGGACGTGCTGATCCCGGGCGCGCTTTTCACCGAGGTGGCCAGGCAGGCGCGCGGCGCGGACCGGGTCACCGTGCACGCCGACACCGACCGGGCCGCGTTGACCTGGGGCGGGACCACCGTGGTCACCTCGGTGCTGGCGCACGGGCTGCCCGATGAGGACAAGCTCTTCCCCACCGAGGCCGAGTGCTCGCTCACCCTGTCCGGCGCGGCGCTGGCCGGGGCGGTGCGCCGGGTCGCGCCCTACGCCGGTACCCGGGGCGTGCTCACGATCGAGGCCGGGGACGCCGAGCTGCGCGTGCGCGGGGAGGACCCGCAGGCGGGCGAGGCCGAGGAGGTGGTGAAGGCCACCGTGCAGGGCGGCCGGGTCACCCGTGCCTACCAGGCCAGGTACCTGCTGGAGACGCTGCGCTGGTTCGGCGAGCAGGAGGTGCGCGTGGACGTGCAGCCGGGCATCCGGGGCACCATGTTCAGCGCCCCGGAGGCCACCGGCGTGCGGCTGCGCTACCTGGTCGTACCGCTGCGCAGGTAGGCCAGCTGGGCCTCCACCGACCACTCGGCCGCGCCCCACAGGGACGGGTCGACATCGGCGTAGACCAGCTCCACCACCTGGCGGGTGGTGGCGTCCGCGCCCAGCCGGGCCAGGGCCCCGCGCACCTGGTCCAGCCGCTGCTCGCGGTGGGCCAGGTAGTACCGGGCGACCTGCACCAGGTCCGGCAGCTCGGGGCCGTGGCCGGGCAGCACCGTGGTGCCCTCCGGGAACTCGACGAGCCGCCGCAGCGAGTCCAGGTACGGGCCGAGCGCGCCGTCCGGGTAGGCCACGATCGTGGTGCCGCGGCCGAGGATGGTGTCGCCGGTCAGCAGCGAGCTCTCGCCCTCGACGCGCAGGCAGACCGAGTCGGCGGTGTGGCCGGGGGTGAACAGCACGTGCAGGCGCAGGCCCGCCGCCTCGACCACCTGCCCCTCGGTGAGCGTGCCGCCGCCGTTGTGCCGGTGCGCCGGGTCGATGGCGTGCACGGGGGCGCCGGTCAGCTCGGCGAAGCGCGCCGCGCCGCCGGTGTGGTCGCCGTGGTTGTGCGTGATCAGGACCTGGCTGACCGGGCCCTGCCCGGCCACCAGGGCCAGGTGCGCCTCGTCGTCCGGCCCCGGGTCGACCACCACGCAGTCCGGGGCACCGGGTGCGCGCAGCACCCAGGTGTTCGTGCCGTCCAGGGTCATGATGTTCGGGTTGTCGCACAGCACCACGGCCGCGCGCTCGGTGACCTGGCGGAGCTGCCCGTAGGCGGGGGGTGTCATGACGCCTCCGGGTAGTCCTCGTCGCCGGGCAGGGCGACCCGGTGCGCACCGTCGGCGCGCCGCACCACCCTCGGGGTGATCTTGGTGATCTCCCGCTCGGCCGCCAGCAGCTCCGCGACCGTGCGGTGCTCGCCCAGCTGGGACAGCGTGACCCAGGTGGGCGGCATGAGCATGCTGTGCCCCTGCGCCCAGTCCTCGATGGCCTCGGCCGGACGGCGCCACGAGGCGTGGTCGGCCTCGGTGGTGGTGCCGTCGGCGCGCTGGCCCTGCGGCAGGGCGGCCAGGAAGAAGCGCGTGTCGTAGCGCCGGGGCTCCTCCGGCGGCGTCACCCAGTTGCCCAGCGGCCGCAGCAGGTCGGCGCGCAGCACCAGGCCGGTCTCGGTGAGGAACTCGGCCAGGGACAGCTTGCGGTCGACCAGCTCCTGGCGGGCCTGCGCGTAGGGCCGGGTGTCGGAGACGATGCCGTCGGCGTCCGGCCCGGCGAGCAGCACGCCCGCCTCCTCGAAGGTCTCCCGCACCGCCGCGCACACCAGCGCGCGGGCCAGCTCGGTCGAACAGCCGAACCGCTGCGCCCACCACGCGGGTGTGGGCCCGGCCCAGGCCACGGAGGCATCGGCGTCCCGCTGGTCCACACCCCCGCCGGGGAAGACGGTCATGCCCCCGGCGAAGGCCATGCCAAGCACGCGGCGCAGCAGGAACACCTCGGCACCCTCGGCCGTGTCGCGCACCAGGGCGACGGTGGCCGAGTCACGCGGGACGGCGGGCACCGCGGGTGGCTCGTCCGGCACGAACCCCTTCGGCAGGACCATCCGTTCGGGCAGTTGAGGCATGCGATCCACATTAGGACGGGAAGATGTGCGGCGTGAGTGTGCCGAACGTCCCATCCCAGCCGCCGGATGTCCGCCTGCCCCGGTCGCGTGTGGTGGGCTGCGTGGCCAAGCTCGGCCTGGCCCTGCTCGGCGCGGTGTTCGGCACCGTGCTGACCGCTCTGGTGGCCCTGGCCCTGTTCCTGCCGGTGCGCCAGACCGTGGCCACCCAGGTGCCGCCGACCGCGGTCGCCGAAGCCGGGGGCTACGCCGGGTACGCGCTCGCGGTGAAGCGCGTCGGCACCTTCGTGGCCAGGGGCGGTGACTACGAGGTGTGGTTGGGCCGCCGCCAGGGCGAGGACGTGCCGCGCGGGCACGTGGTGCCGGTGCCGCGCGGCTGGCAGGCGCAGAAGAGCGTCACCGCACGTTGGGGGGCTGAACGGGTGGTGCTGGAGTTCGCGGGCGGCGGACGCGTCGAAGTTCCGGTGCAGCTGATCCGCGATACGCGCTGAAACCGGGCAGGATGTTCCACCGTGGACGAACAGCTGAAGATCGGCTTGGTCGGTGCGGGCCCCTGGGCCCGGAACGTGCACGGGCCAGGCATCGCGGACCACCCCGGCACGCGGCTGGTCTCCGTGTGGGCCAGGCGCCGGGCGGCGGCGGAGGAGGTGGCCCAGCCACTCGGCGCCGAGGTCGCGGGCTCCTTCGCCGAGCTTCTGTCCACTGTGGACGCGGTCGCGTTCGCGGTACCCCCGGCGGTCCAGGGTGAGCTGGCCCTGGAGGCTGCCCGCGCGGGCAAGCACCTGGTGCTGGAGAAGCCGGTCGCGGGCACCGTGGACCAGGCGGCGCGGCTGGCCGATCAGGTGGACGCGCGCGGGCTGGTCTCGCTGCTGCTGCTCACCCGCCGCTACTCCCCCGAGGTCCGCGACTGGCTGGCCGAGCTGCACCGGCTCGGCGGCTGGACCGGCGGCTCGGTGCGCTGGCTGACCGGCGCGGTGCTGGGCGGCCCGTACTCGGCCTCGCCGTGGCGGCAGAGCGACGGCGCGGTGCTGGACATCGGCCCGCACGCCATCGACCTGCTGGACGCCGCGCTGGGCCCGGTCACCGACGTGCTGGCCGCGCACCGGGGCGCCGACGACCTGTGCCACCTGGTGCTGGGCCACGAGGGCGGGGCGAGCAGCACGCTCACCCTGTCGCTGCGCCTGCCCATCCAGCCGGGCGTGGTGGAGATCGCGGTCTACGGCCAGCACGGCCACCGGGCGCTGGGCAGCGGCGGGTTCACCGCCCAGGACTGCTTCACCGCCCTGCTGGACGAGTTCCTCGCCATGGTGGACAGCGGCACCACGAGCCACCCCTGCGATGTGCGGCGGGGCCTGCACCTGCAACGGGTGCTCGCCGACATCACCGGCCGGTCCGGGTGGACCGCCTGAGCCATGACGGCACGACCAGACCAAGGGAGCCAGGTGTCGGTACCGCCGACAGACCCGATGGCGAGTCCCCTGTTCGCCTACCGGATCGACCCGGAGACGCTGTGGGAGCACTCGGACGACCCGGCCGCGCTGACCGCCTGGCTGACCACGGCCGCCGCGCAGCCCGTGCCCGGCAACCCGGCGGTGGCCCGGCAGCACCACACCATGATCGGGGTGGCCGCCCGCATCCTGCGTCGCCTGGACCTGGCCGAACACCACCTGTCCACCGCGCTGCGGCTGGCCGAGGAGCACGGTCCGGCCGCCTCCGAGGTGCTGGCCCGCAGCAGGCTCGCGCACGTGTTGCAGTGGCAGGGCCGCCACGCGGAGGCGATCGCCGAGTTCGACCGGTGCCTGGTGGACGGCAGCCGCACCCCGGAGCTGGGCACGCACTTCCACTTCATCTTCCAGCACGCCGGGCAGTGCTACTACGACGCGGGCGAGTGGGCGGCGGCGCGGCACTGCTTCGCCACCGCGCTGCGGCTGCGCGGCGGCGCCCAGGAGCCCGGTGACCCGCAGCTGTGGGCGTGGGAGGCCACCGACTCGGTGCTCACCGCGCGGGCGGTGGAGCGGCAGCTGAACCGGCTGCTCACCGCCGTCTACCAGGCCGCGGCCGAGCGGGGCGGGGCCGAGGTGACCACCGCGCACGGCCTGCCCGAGGGCGGTGAGCTGCTGCTGGAGCTGCGCACGCTGCTGCTGTCCGGCCCGGTGCTGCTGCCCGTGGTGCGGGCGATCCACCGGCAGGTGCCGGACCTGGACCTGGCGCTGGACCACCTGGCGGAGGAGGGCTGGCTGGCCCGGCAGGGCCGGGCGGTGCTGGCCACCGCGCGCTGCCGGGCAATGCTGGCCGAGGTGGTCGAGGTCGTCGACCGGACCGCGGGCGAGCTGTGGCCCGCGCCCGGGAAAGCGCTGACCGGGGTGGACCTCGCGGTTGGCGGGGCGGTCGGCACCTCCGACGGCGCCGCCTTCGACGCCTGGGTGGGTGCCCGGTACGCGCGCACCGA
Proteins encoded in this region:
- a CDS encoding Gfo/Idh/MocA family protein, which translates into the protein MDEQLKIGLVGAGPWARNVHGPGIADHPGTRLVSVWARRRAAAEEVAQPLGAEVAGSFAELLSTVDAVAFAVPPAVQGELALEAARAGKHLVLEKPVAGTVDQAARLADQVDARGLVSLLLLTRRYSPEVRDWLAELHRLGGWTGGSVRWLTGAVLGGPYSASPWRQSDGAVLDIGPHAIDLLDAALGPVTDVLAAHRGADDLCHLVLGHEGGASSTLTLSLRLPIQPGVVEIAVYGQHGHRALGSGGFTAQDCFTALLDEFLAMVDSGTTSHPCDVRRGLHLQRVLADITGRSGWTA
- a CDS encoding NUDIX hydrolase translates to MVLPKGFVPDEPPAVPAVPRDSATVALVRDTAEGAEVFLLRRVLGMAFAGGMTVFPGGGVDQRDADASVAWAGPTPAWWAQRFGCSTELARALVCAAVRETFEEAGVLLAGPDADGIVSDTRPYAQARQELVDRKLSLAEFLTETGLVLRADLLRPLGNWVTPPEEPRRYDTRFFLAALPQGQRADGTTTEADHASWRRPAEAIEDWAQGHSMLMPPTWVTLSQLGEHRTVAELLAAEREITKITPRVVRRADGAHRVALPGDEDYPEAS
- a CDS encoding tetratricopeptide repeat protein, with amino-acid sequence MASPLFAYRIDPETLWEHSDDPAALTAWLTTAAAQPVPGNPAVARQHHTMIGVAARILRRLDLAEHHLSTALRLAEEHGPAASEVLARSRLAHVLQWQGRHAEAIAEFDRCLVDGSRTPELGTHFHFIFQHAGQCYYDAGEWAAARHCFATALRLRGGAQEPGDPQLWAWEATDSVLTARAVERQLNRLLTAVYQAAAERGGAEVTTAHGLPEGGELLLELRTLLLSGPVLLPVVRAIHRQVPDLDLALDHLAEEGWLARQGRAVLATARCRAMLAEVVEVVDRTAGELWPAPGKALTGVDLAVGGAVGTSDGAAFDAWVGARYARTESARLVDGLCALRYHRADVSAAAWEAEGLAPCQGRGEDPAWRRAEVRADRMAARPYRLLARDQRAALVEALTTLP
- the dnaN gene encoding DNA polymerase III subunit beta; amino-acid sequence: MSFDLTADTAALASATSDLARLLPGRVLDPVLAGVLLTADEHGVVLAGTDRERGVRLAAPALTHTDGRVLVPAKPLAETLAALGSPEVRLVVEGSRLAVRTPGARFALPLLEADSHPGVAEPPAASGSVRGADLHAAVPAVASAASRDDALPVFTGVRLRAKHGRLVAVATDRYRMAAADLPWLAVDEGLDVLIPGALFTEVARQARGADRVTVHADTDRAALTWGGTTVVTSVLAHGLPDEDKLFPTEAECSLTLSGAALAGAVRRVAPYAGTRGVLTIEAGDAELRVRGEDPQAGEAEEVVKATVQGGRVTRAYQARYLLETLRWFGEQEVRVDVQPGIRGTMFSAPEATGVRLRYLVVPLRR
- a CDS encoding MBL fold metallo-hydrolase produces the protein MTPPAYGQLRQVTERAAVVLCDNPNIMTLDGTNTWVLRAPGAPDCVVVDPGPDDEAHLALVAGQGPVSQVLITHNHGDHTGGAARFAELTGAPVHAIDPAHRHNGGGTLTEGQVVEAAGLRLHVLFTPGHTADSVCLRVEGESSLLTGDTILGRGTTIVAYPDGALGPYLDSLRRLVEFPEGTTVLPGHGPELPDLVQVARYYLAHREQRLDQVRGALARLGADATTRQVVELVYADVDPSLWGAAEWSVEAQLAYLRSGTTR